In Triticum aestivum cultivar Chinese Spring chromosome 5B, IWGSC CS RefSeq v2.1, whole genome shotgun sequence, the following proteins share a genomic window:
- the LOC123112662 gene encoding dolichol-phosphate mannose synthase subunit 3: MKHIFKIIAVLAAISAVWVALLETSTVPRSFTWLLPIYLVVALGCYGLFMVGYGLMFFPTCPQEAVLLQQDIVEAKEFLSKRGVDVSSD; encoded by the exons ATGAAGCACATATTTAAGATCATCGCGGTGCTGGCAGCAATCTCCGCCGTCTGGGTTGCGCTCCTTGAAACCTCGACAGTCCCTCGCAGTTTTACTTGGTTG CTTCCTATCTACTTGGTAGTGGCGCTTGGATGCTACGGCCTTTTCATGGTTGGATATGGGCTCATGTTCTTCCCAACCTGCCCTCAAGAAGCGGTGTTACTACAGCAG GATATTGTGGAGGCAAAGGAATTCCTATCAAAAAGAGGTGTTGATGTGAGCTCTGATTGA